Proteins co-encoded in one Oreochromis aureus strain Israel breed Guangdong linkage group 3, ZZ_aureus, whole genome shotgun sequence genomic window:
- the LOC120436136 gene encoding uncharacterized protein LOC120436136, with translation MVDISDFLRGRGVPEEAILLMEEQKIDCDVIALMDDATLANYIPSYGDRIALFNFCKSKQPLSKRKLALLQKLREKMKTRKESPKENTSHTDAGIRQTKKQKATRNVEIGWIHSDGKIAKQVRAKQGGGTRKIQMATDAGLKDILQEGKKLFFPDGISPKGCETDPLGIEVWDFKQNHLTDDTCQSIGNMYEAARLTMLRFYIATKPKDPEEDASETSEVVFVSESSGSDINPLQVGEVRGNCDEVITGSEISDDPEINFGPIFDAEEDTEDTLVYEGFLVPLSPPNSENVITITIRHTDTLRDMITAFSDAEILRKTLNVKRILPDNTEEPGTGSGILRDVLTCFWHELYERCTLGATVKVPFIRHDFPAEKWKAVGRILLKGYQECQYFPNKLAIPFLEQVLFNGVYSDLKTHFLQFVSSQECDVLMEAVKNFSAIDLADLVEVLDSYGCRKRITAETLPTILDEIAHKELVQKPMFVIDCWREIIYPHISLSPEGLTKLFSELQPTSKKVCQLLKFAVDLTPQQKEVKNHLKRFIRELDNIKLQKFMRFCTGSDLIVTNSIYVEFQDMTEFTRRPVGHTCGNVLQLRNSYENFPDFRSEFNAVLESNVWVMDIV, from the exons ATGGTGGATATAAGTGATTTTCTGCGTGGCCGAGGGGTCCCCGAAGAGGCTATTTTATTAATGGAAGAGCAGAAG ATTGACTGTGACGTCATAGCACTGATGGATGACGCAACTTTGGCAAACTACATTCCCTCATACGGAGACCGAATTGCCCTCTTCAATTTCTGCAAAAGCAAGCAACCactgtcaaaaagaaaactagCACTTCTGCAAAAACTTCGTGAGAAAATGAAAACCAGAAAAGAAAGTCCAAAGGAGAACACCTCACATACAGATGCAGGAATAAGACAGACAAAGAAGCAAAAAGCAACACGAAATGTTGAGATAGGATGGATACATAGTGATGGAAAAATAGCCAAACAGGTGAGAGCGAAGCAGGGAGGTGGCACTAGAAAAATTCAAATGGCCACTGATGCTGGATTAAAAGATATTCTTCAAGAAggaaagaaacttttttttcctgatggcATATCTCCTAAGGGATGTGAAACAGATCCCTTAGGGATTGAGGTTTGGGACTTTAAACAAAACCACCTTACTGATGATACCTGCCAGTCTATTGGCAATATGTATGAGGCAGCGAGACTGACAATGTTACGCTTCTACATTGCAACAAAACCAAAAGATCCTGAAGAAGATGCCAGCGAGACATCTGAAGTGGTGTTTGTCTCAGAAAGCAGTGGCAGTGATATTAATCCATTGCAAGTAGGCGAAGTCAGGGGTAATTGTGATGAAGTCATCACTGGTTCAGAAATTTCAGATGATCCAGAAATAAATTTTGGTCCAATTTTTGATGCTGAAGAAGATACAGAAGACACATTAGTCTATGAGGGTTTTCTTGTACCCCTCAGTCCACCTAATTCAGAGAACGTAATAACAATCACCATACGTCATACTGACACTTTACGTGACATGATTACTGCTTTCTCTGATGCAGAGATTTtgagaaaaacactgaatgtgAAGCGCATACTTCCAGACAACACAGAAGAACCAGGCACTGGATCAGGAATACTAAGAGATGTACTCACATGCTTCTGGCATGAACTTTATGAGCGATGCACCCTAGGTGCAACAGTTAAAGTGCCATTCATTCGCCATGATTTTCCTGCTGAAAAATGGAAGGCAGTTGGGCGAATACTCTTGAAAGGTTACCAAGAATGTCAGTATTTTCCAAATAAACTTGCAATCCCTTTTCTGGAGCAAGTGCTTTTCAATGGTGTTTACAGTGAtcttaaaacacactttctaCAGTTTGTCAGCAGCCAAGAATGTGATGTTTTGATGGAAGCAGTAAAAAATTTCTCTGCAATTGACTTGGCTGATCTTGTGGAAGTTCTTGACAGCTATGGCTGTAGAAAAAGAATCACTGCTGAGACTCTTCCTACAATCCTTGATGAAATAGCACACAAAGAACTTGTCCAAAAACCAATGTTTGTTATTGACTGCTGGAGGGAGATCATCTACCCCCATATCTCCCTCAGTCCGGAGGGACTGACCAAGTTATTCTCTGAACTGCAACCAACTTCAAAAAAAGTGTGCCAGCTGCTGAAATTTGCTGTGGATTTGACTCCACaacaaaaagaagtgaaaaatcATCTCAAAAGATTCATCAGAGAGCTGGATAACATTAAACTTCAGAAATTTATGCGTTTCTGCACAGGATCTGACCTCATAGTAACAAACAGTATTTATGTGGAATTTCAAGATATGACAGAGTTTACAAGAAGACCAGTCGGACACACGTGTGGGAATGTTCTGCAGCTAAGAAACAGCTATGAAAACTTCCCAGATTTTCGTTCTGAATTTAATGCAGTTCTTGAAAGTAATGTCTGGGTGATGGACATTGTTTAG